The genome window CTTCCGCTACGCACAGACGCACAACCCGTATTCGCCGGCCGCGTTCGTGCGCGCGTTTTTCGCGCTGCGCGGGCCGGCGATGGCGATCTCGTCCGCGTGCTCGTCCGGCGCGAAAGTGTTCGGCTCCGCGCGCCGCATGATCGAGGCGGGCTTGATCGACGCGGCCGTCGTCGGCGGCGTCGATTCGCTGTGCCTGACGACGCTGTACGGCTTCAATTCGCTCGAGCTGCTGTCGCGCCAGCCGTGCCGGCCGTTCGACGTCGCGCGCGACGGCATCTCGATTGGCGAAGCCGCCGCGTTCGCGCTCGTCGAACGCATGCCCGACCCGCCCGTCGCACTCGACGCCGATGCGATCCTGCTGCTCGGCATCGGCGAATCGAGCGACGCGCATCACATGTCGTCGCCGCATCCGGACGGGCTCGGCGCACGCGTCGCGATCGAGCAGGCGCTTGCATCCGCCGGCCTGGGCGCAACCGACATCGACTACGTGAACCTGCACGGCACCGCGACGCCGAGCAACGACGCGGCCGAAAGCCGCGCGATCGGCGCGCTGTTCGCCAGCACGCCGTGCAGCTCGACGAAGGGCGCGACCGGCCATACGCTCGGCGCGGCGGGTGCGCTCGAGGCCGTCGTCGCCGCGCTCGCGCTGCGCGAGCAGTTCGTGCCGGCCGGCGTCAACACGACACAGCCCGACCCGGCACTCGCCGCCGACTACGTGCTCGCGAGCCGCGATACCCGCGTGCGCGCCGTCCTGTCCAATTCGTTCGGCTTCGGCGGCACGAATTGCAGCCTGATCCTCGGCCGCGCCGACCACGCCCGCCGTTGAGGCCCGCCATGACACTCACCGCCTTCATCGAAAGCATCGGCCTCATCGGGCCCGGATTGAACGACTGGCCGCACGCGGCCGACGTGCTCGCGGGCCGCGTGCCGTATGCGCCCGCCCGCACCGAGCTGCCGCCGCCGGCCGGCCTGCCGTCGGCCGAGCGCCGCCGCACCGGCCCCGTCGTGCGCGTGGCGCTCGCGGTCGGCCACGAAGCGGTGGCCGCGAGCGGACGCGACGCCGCGACGCTCGCAACCGTATTCAGTGCGTCGGGCGGTGACGGCCAGAATTGCCACGCGATCTGCGAGACGCTGGCGGGCGACGATCGCCAGCTGTCGCCGACGCGCTTCCACAACTCCGTGCACAACGCGCCTGCCGGCTACTGGAGCATCGCGACCCGCGCGATGGCGACGTCGAACGTGCTGTGCGCGCACGACGGCAGCTTTGCCGCGGGCCTGCTGGAAAGCCTGTGCCAGGTCGTGGTCGATCGCGTGCCGACCCTGCTGATCGCGTACGACACCGACTATCCGGAACCGCTGCACGCGGTACGCCCGATCGATGACGCGTTCGGCGTGGCACTCGTGCTCGCGCCCGAAGCAAGCGAGCGCGCGCTCGCCCGCATCGACGTGCAGCTCGCCGACGCGCCCGCCACGCCGCTCGCGCGTGCCGAACTCGACGCACTGCGCGCCGGCAATCCGGCCGCGCGCGTGCTGCCGCTGCTCGGCGCCATCGCCGCGCGACGTTCGACGCGCGTCGTGCTCGACTACCTGGCCGATACGCGCGTGCAGGTCGACGTCGCG of Burkholderia sp. HI2500 contains these proteins:
- a CDS encoding beta-ketoacyl-[acyl-carrier-protein] synthase family protein — translated: MKPLLLSHFTATSCIGRGLDATLDALRDARGGLTPCHFEGVDLDTWIGAVDGVDAQPVRADLADFACRNNRLAQLGLTQDGFDARVAAAVARYGAARVGVFIGTSTAGILETEHAYQRRDPASGALPADFRYAQTHNPYSPAAFVRAFFALRGPAMAISSACSSGAKVFGSARRMIEAGLIDAAVVGGVDSLCLTTLYGFNSLELLSRQPCRPFDVARDGISIGEAAAFALVERMPDPPVALDADAILLLGIGESSDAHHMSSPHPDGLGARVAIEQALASAGLGATDIDYVNLHGTATPSNDAAESRAIGALFASTPCSSTKGATGHTLGAAGALEAVVAALALREQFVPAGVNTTQPDPALAADYVLASRDTRVRAVLSNSFGFGGTNCSLILGRADHARR
- a CDS encoding beta-ketoacyl synthase chain length factor → MTLTAFIESIGLIGPGLNDWPHAADVLAGRVPYAPARTELPPPAGLPSAERRRTGPVVRVALAVGHEAVAASGRDAATLATVFSASGGDGQNCHAICETLAGDDRQLSPTRFHNSVHNAPAGYWSIATRAMATSNVLCAHDGSFAAGLLESLCQVVVDRVPTLLIAYDTDYPEPLHAVRPIDDAFGVALVLAPEASERALARIDVQLADAPATPLARAELDALRAGNPAARVLPLLGAIAARRSTRVVLDYLADTRVQVDVAMPDTFAERA